TTGATCCAAAAATTGAGGCTCTTGTCCCACTCCTCCATTCTGTGAAGTCCAAAACCATTGCGTTGCTGATGGATTGAAAGGCAGATTGGCATAAACAGAAAGCCAATAAGTGCCGCTCTCTAAATGCACCTCTTCTGGTAAGGTCAAATTAAGGTTGGCATCTAGAGGATCCGAATCTGGTACTATTTCATCACTCATATATAGCACCTCTCCAGGATTACCTAAAGTGTCTTTATAGATCACAACGGTCGCACTAGTAAATGTTGGTGAATTATTGGCTCCTCCAAAGGCAAGAATATTACTGATATCCCAACTGTCTCCCATTGGAACTACAAAATCGTCCGCAGTTTGAGCAATTGCCCCAAAGTCAAGAAAATTTTGAGAAGGCAATGAAGAAACTCCAGCACCTAGTTGTTCATAAAGGGTAGGTTTAGATATGAATACAGTAAACCCTTCGGCCACCTGTTCTCCACCGGCTGTAGCAATCAAACCAATGGTCGCCGAGCCCAATGTATCAGCAGCAAAAGATAGGGTAAGACTATTACCATTATCTATCACAGTCACCAAGCCTGGGTTCGAATTAGTCAAGGTAACATCTATATATCTACCTCTTGAATGCACAAACAGGTCTTCAATATCTACGGTCACATCCGCGCTATTTTCATCTACTTTCAAATCTTCTAGCAAATAAGCTACAGTTAACTTAGACTCTGGCAAAGGATTAAATACGATTGGAAACTTTGCACTAAACAATCCATTTCCATGAGCAGCTACAGCTACAAACCCATCTTTTCTTGTTTTCACTTCATCAGCCACTGCGTGTCCAATTACAAATGGCTCTTTATACCACCTGGTATCGTTTCCATTCAACCGAAGGGTATAATAAAGTCCAGTGCTAGTTGCCGCAAATACTTTTTGAAACTTTGAACCAAAACGTGAGTTACTTCCTCCGAAAAAAGCAGTACTTCTTACAGAAGGCCCATTACCACTTCCATCTTCATTTTCCTCCAAATTACCACTAATATTCGTCCAGGTCTCACCTGCATCGTCAGTCAAAAACAAACTCTGTACCCCATAGTTAGAGAAAGTAATAATCACTCTATCTGAATTTGATGGGTCAACTGAAATGTCATTGACATATCCCGGAGGCAAATCTTTTCCTGTTGTTAGATCAACTACCGACTGATTATCTATGTTGGCATTGTCCATTCTATAGACTCCTCCACTGTTAGTCCCATAGTACAACCTATTGGCTACAGGATAAGTGGACACATCCAATGAAGTTATGGTCGTCCCAGCAGGTGTATCTGAGTTAGGCAGATTCACCCAATTTACTGTAGTGGTTGCATTGCTAAAAAGCGGAATTCCATCCAAGTCATTATTTCTCCATATTCTATTACCATCAGGCAAATACATGATGTTATCATTATGGGGATCTAAAACAAAGGGAGCAACAAAATCCAGATTATTTGCGCCGGCTGGCTTTACTCTCGTAAATGATTCAAATTCACCAAGGCTATCAAAGTTGAGTCTATAGATGTTTCCAAACTGAGAAGACACATATCTTGTATCTCCACCATCAGCAATAGCATTGTATGAGCCATCACCTCCAAAATCCTCAATCCATGGCTCGGTCTTATCTGTTGAAGATGTAAACCAAGTACCGTTATCCTGAAATCCGGCCAATAGGTCGTCGCTGTTAGGTTCTGGGTCAAAGGCTACCGCGTATGGCTGTGTAGTTATATAACCGTTATTTAATGAAGTCCAATCCACTGGTTCGGCGGCTGAAATTGAAGTAGTAATATCCTCTGCAAGAAAAACCCCTCCGTCAGTTCCAGACAGTACTTTATTCGGGTTCGATGGATAAAAAACTAGCTCATGATGATCCGGATGCTGATCTGGATACACGCTTACATTGTTAATTGGAGAATATCCTGCAATCCAGCTTTCTTGCCCTGCGGGTGTAGTAAATCCGGTTGTAGATCGGTATAGATTCGTTCCTCCAACAAAAACAATATTAGAATCACCTGGATGAACTTTTACAACCATGTTATATCCGCCTTGGAAATTCAAATTCCCAACTGGGCCGCCAATACTGGTTGGTAAGTTGGCACTTAAGTTTGTCCAAGCGCCAGCTGTGGTATATACTGCATTATAACGGTATAAACCTTGTGGCCCAAGTTCATCATGATTTAAGAAATATACTTTGTTTTCATTGGATGGATCAATACCCATCACTGTTCTTCCAAAGAAGGTGGGAAAATCAGAAGGTGTAATACTCGTCCAATTGTCTCCATCCATGGAGGTGAAAAGACCAGCGTTTGGTACACCACTATAATCTATGGTAGCATATATTTTTCCAAAAGAAGTAATTGCTACTTCTGTTCTAGCGTCAAACCCTCCGGTCAAAATTTCTTCAAAAGTGCTTCCTCCGTCCTTAGATCGATGCAGTCCGTTGAAAGTAGCAACGTACAAATCTCCGTTGGTCGGGTTAATGGCAATTGAATTAGTAATGTCAAAAGGACCATAAGACCCAATCGCATCATCATCCGTTGCAGATAAGAGCTTCCAAGATCGACCTCCATTGACTGATTTGTAAACTCCAGTCCCGGAATAAAAGGCTCCTCCTTCGCTGGCAGAATTACCCGAACGTTCTCCCGTCCCGTAGTACCAAATATGATGATTCCCTGGCCGTGGGTCTTGCACGATGCAGGTGATACTTGGTGCATGTCTTCTGGATGTGACTTTGTACCAGCTAGCACCAGCATCTGTCGATCTCCACAGTCCACCAGAAACTCCTCCGGCCAGAATTACATTTTCGTTTGTGATGTCAATTGCAAGAGCTCTTGTACGTCCTCCAACATTAAACGGTCCCCTATTGCTCCAGTAGGAATACTGTCGAAACCTTCCTCCATCTTCACTGGCTGATTTTTTGAGATCGGTGCCTTCAGCGATATGTTCAGCAAACTTCTGTTCTAGTTCTGAAATCCCTTGAGGTACATCTCCCGTGTATGGATTCCGAGTTCGATTATATTCAAAAGTAAATCTATCAGTAGCACGATCACCAACAGCAGTGGGTTTACTTTCTGCCGAGCCCGTTCTACTATCAAAAAGTTTGGATTGTTTATAAAGTGCATGGCCTTTCGGTTGTTCGTCAGCCTTTGACTTCAATGATTGTCCGTTTGCCAAATTAAATACGCATAACATGGCCAGGGCGAACACGCCCCTCCTGAGGTTAGGTTTATGATACATGGTTAAGTTGTTTTAAGTTAAGAAAGGTAACTATCTAAACCTCTCTTAAATTCCTTTTAAAAAAATTGAATAATTAGTTTGACCTCGAAAGTACAAAATAATTGGTGAATACAAAAAATGTATCAGTTGATGCAAATATTAGCTTACTTCAATTTAAAGCACACCTGCTCCAAAGGCGGTTCAGCTCTTTCTTCACCCAGGTCATAGGCCGTACGAAGTGCCTGACAGGCCTCTTCGTCTTTTTTTGCTTTCATGAACGCCAGGCCCATGTTGTAATAAACGACACCATCCCCGGTTTCAGACCTCAAATAGCGCTGATAGTAAGTAACGGCCTGAGGGTAATTTTTTAGTTCCTGATAAGAATTTCCGATGAGTACAAAGTTTCTGACCAATGTATTGTCAGTATAAACAGAAGTTTCGAAATCCTTAATTGCCTCTTTATGTCTATCCAATTTGGCTTTTACCATACCACGATTCATGAGATCATTGGCATTGTCGCGTTTAATCATCAAGGCAGAATCGTAATCCAACAAAGCCTCCTCATATTTTCCTTTTTGATACTTTTCAAAGGCCCGTCGAGAATAGGCCATAGCGAAATCTCCTACTCCATAGAGAATTTTGTTGATCTCATCCTTTTCCTCATCATCTACTAAAAAGCTAAGGTTATAAAGTGCCAGTCTATGATACTGATCGATCTCGAGCGCACTTCTAAAATCAGCTTCGGCTCCTTCTTTGTCTTCTTTGTTCAATTTGAAAAGCCCTCTGTGTACATAATAATTAGGCTCGTGATTATTGAGCTCGATGGCTTTGTCAAAATCTAACATGGTAGGCGTATTAAACCCCATTTGTTCATAAGTCAAAGCCCTGGCCAAATACACATCGGCTTTCATGTCTTCCAAGGTAGCAATGCCAGAAAAAATCATCTCTCCTTTTTCATCGTAAGAGGCACCCTTGAATACAATGGCTTGAGTTTCAAAAGTCTCAACATTGTTAATCAAAAAAGTAAAATCCTGAGCGGCTTGTTTGTAGTTTTTTTGTTTGTGATAAATCAATGCCCGCTTAAATATCGCTGTGTAATTCTGTGGGTCTACACGCAAAGCAGCTTCAAAATCTGTGAGTGCACCAATATCATTACCAGCGAGCTCCTTAGCCTGTCCTCTAGCAAAAAAGTACTCTGTAGAACCACCATACAAACGGAGCGCACTATCATAGTATAACACGGCTAGTGAAAACTGGCCTCGACTTCCTGCTTGATTTCCTTTTTGATAATAATCTTCTGATATCCTTTTTCGTTCTGCCGGACTGGCATTAATATCCATTCGTTGGGCTAGCCCATCAGTGGTGAAAGCAATCATTAACATCCATAGCCATAGGTGTGTTCTTTGCATTCTCATCGTAATAGTGTCAATCTTTCAAATATGCTTCATCATGTCTGAAGTGAACCTGAAGCCTCACTTTCAAACTTAGAAATGAAGGTTCAATAATAACCCGTCTCATTCCTTTCGTCAATTTACAAATTTTGCGTTAGAAATTTATTTTTTGGGATTATTATAAGAAGCATATTCAAAAATCCTTGAACCCTATATCTTTGTCGACTTATTGAAAATTTATCAGATTACAATGACTAAGGATTTTGTCGAAGAATTGAAATGGAGGGGTATGATCCATGATATGATGCCCGGAGTACAAGAACAACTGAATAAAGAAATGACTTCTGCCTATATAGGTTTTGATCCTACTGCAGATTCACTTCACATTGGTAGTTTGGTGCAAATCATGACCTTGGTTCATTTCCAAAAGGCTGGACATAAACCTTTCGCCTTAGTAGGTGGGGCTACAGGTATGGTGGGTGATCCTTCCGGAAAATCTGCGGAAAGAAACTTACTAGACGAAGATACATTAAACCATAATCTAGCTTGCGTTCGAAAACAGTTAGAACAATTTCTAGATTTCGATTGTGGCGACAATTCGGCCGAAATGGTCAACAACTACGATTGGTTTAAGAATTTTAATTTTCTAGATTTTATTAGAGATGTGGGAAAACACATTTCTGTGAATTATATGATGGCCAAAGACTCAGTAAAAAGTCGTTTGGAAACTGGCATGTCCTTTACAGAATTTAGCTACCAGCTGGTGCAGGGCTATGACTTCTGGTGGTTGTACAACAACAAAAATTGTAAATTACAATTGGGTGGTTCTGACCAATGGGGCAACATAGTAACAGGTACTGAACTGATCCGAAGGAAGGGACAAGGAGAAGCCTGGGCCATTACTACTCCGTTGATTAAAAAAGCGGACGGCACCAAATTCGGAAAGACCGAAGGCGGAAATGTTTGGTTGGACAAAAAACTGACTTCCCCTTATAAATTCTACCAATACTGGTTAAACTCCTCTGATGAAGATGCGACCAATTACATTAAGATCTTCACTTTAAAAGAAAAGGAAGAAATTGACGCCTTGATTGCCGAACACAATGAGGCTCCTCACATGAGGAAACTTCAACAAGAGCTAGGGAAAGACATTACCATCAGGGTTCACTCGGAGGAAGATTACAACATGGCTATTAAAGCCTCTGGTATTCTATTCGGGAAATCCACCACCGAGGACTTGGAGTCTTTGGATGAGGACACCTTCTTATCTGTATTTGAAGGCGTGCCACAAACAAACATTTCTAAGAGCACTTATGCTAATTCGCAGAATGTTACGGATTTACTTTCTGAAGAAAGTAACGGCATTGTCTTCCCATCAAAAGGTGAAGCTCGTCGTATGATCAAAGGAGGCGGTGTAAGTATCAACAAAACAAAACTTGAAAGTGAAAACCAGGCTGTTGATTTCAAACTACTGAATGATAAATATCTACTTGCTCAAAAAGGCAAGAAGAATTACTTCCTGATCACTGTAGAAGACTAATATGCAAAGAGGACTTGTAATCTTATTAATGGTAGTTTTATCTATAAACGCCTGTACACAAAACATGGGACAAGAACATAAACATACCAATCATTTAATATCTGAAACGAGTCCATACTTACTCCAACACGCACACAATCCGGTAGATTGGTTTCCTTGGGGTGAAGAGGCACTGGATCTGGCCAAACGTGAGGACAAACTAATGATTATAAGCATTGGCTATGCGGCTTGTCACTGGTGTCATGTAATGGAACATGAGTCATTTGAAGATTCAACCATTGCAGCCAAGATGAATACCAGCTATATCTCGATCAAAGTAGACCGGGAAGAACGCCCGGACATAGATCAAATCTATATGGACGCTGCACAACTCATGACCGGACGAGGCGGATGGCCGCTTAATGTGATTGCACTCCCTGATGGCAGACCGGTTTTTGCCGGCACCTACTTCCCAAAAGAAAATTGGGGTAAAGTGGTCGACTACTTCGCCGAAATGTACCGAACCCAACCAGGCAAGATGCTAGAGCAAGCAGAAAAAATCACCGAAGGGATTAATCAACTGGAGGTGCCTGAATTGAATGAGTCAGGAGCACCCTTCGACTCTTCCAAGTACACATCTGCCGGAGCGAAAGTGGTTTCTTCAATTGACAAAAAATATGGTGGTAGAGAAGGGGCTCCAAAGTTTCCTATGCCTGCCATCTATGAGTTCTTATTAGCTCAAAATTATTATCAATCTGATGAAGAAATCAAAACAGCCCTACAAGTCACGTTAGATGGCATGGCCAATGGTGGCATATATGATCATCTCGGTGGTGGCTTCGCTCGATACTCCGTAGACGAAACGTGGACCGTACCTCACTTTGAAAAAATGCTCTATGACAATGCGCAGCTGATCAGCCTGTACAGTCATGCCTATCAAGTATTTGGTGATGAAAAATACGCGCAGGCCGTTAGAGAGACAATTACTTTTTGTAATCGTGAGCTATCGGATGAATCTGGAGGGTTTTACTCTTCGCTAGACGCTGATAGCGAAGGAGAAGAAGGCAAATTCTATGTTTGGTCTGAAGAAGAAATTGACCAAACCTTGGGAGAACATGCCAAGCTGTTTAAAACCTATTATGGAGTAAGTAAAAAAGGCAATTTTGAAGGACACAATATTTTAGAAAGAAAAACCTCAATTGTAGCCCTCAGTGAAAAATTTGATCTTTCTGAATCTGTCGTCAAAAACATTATTAGCACCTCTAAATCTAAAATGATGACAGTCAGAGAT
The sequence above is drawn from the Reichenbachiella sp. genome and encodes:
- a CDS encoding T9SS type A sorting domain-containing protein; translation: MYHKPNLRRGVFALAMLCVFNLANGQSLKSKADEQPKGHALYKQSKLFDSRTGSAESKPTAVGDRATDRFTFEYNRTRNPYTGDVPQGISELEQKFAEHIAEGTDLKKSASEDGGRFRQYSYWSNRGPFNVGGRTRALAIDITNENVILAGGVSGGLWRSTDAGASWYKVTSRRHAPSITCIVQDPRPGNHHIWYYGTGERSGNSASEGGAFYSGTGVYKSVNGGRSWKLLSATDDDAIGSYGPFDITNSIAINPTNGDLYVATFNGLHRSKDGGSTFEEILTGGFDARTEVAITSFGKIYATIDYSGVPNAGLFTSMDGDNWTSITPSDFPTFFGRTVMGIDPSNENKVYFLNHDELGPQGLYRYNAVYTTAGAWTNLSANLPTSIGGPVGNLNFQGGYNMVVKVHPGDSNIVFVGGTNLYRSTTGFTTPAGQESWIAGYSPINNVSVYPDQHPDHHELVFYPSNPNKVLSGTDGGVFLAEDITTSISAAEPVDWTSLNNGYITTQPYAVAFDPEPNSDDLLAGFQDNGTWFTSSTDKTEPWIEDFGGDGSYNAIADGGDTRYVSSQFGNIYRLNFDSLGEFESFTRVKPAGANNLDFVAPFVLDPHNDNIMYLPDGNRIWRNNDLDGIPLFSNATTTVNWVNLPNSDTPAGTTITSLDVSTYPVANRLYYGTNSGGVYRMDNANIDNQSVVDLTTGKDLPPGYVNDISVDPSNSDRVIITFSNYGVQSLFLTDDAGETWTNISGNLEENEDGSGNGPSVRSTAFFGGSNSRFGSKFQKVFAATSTGLYYTLRLNGNDTRWYKEPFVIGHAVADEVKTRKDGFVAVAAHGNGLFSAKFPIVFNPLPESKLTVAYLLEDLKVDENSADVTVDIEDLFVHSRGRYIDVTLTNSNPGLVTVIDNGNSLTLSFAADTLGSATIGLIATAGGEQVAEGFTVFISKPTLYEQLGAGVSSLPSQNFLDFGAIAQTADDFVVPMGDSWDISNILAFGGANNSPTFTSATVVIYKDTLGNPGEVLYMSDEIVPDSDPLDANLNLTLPEEVHLESGTYWLSVYANLPFNPSATQWFWTSQNGGVGQEPQFLDQFDLFGTGSTNWTDVSVAFGRPPLDQVFQVFGSIVPSTLDPVSARTTENGPLVDLEMEVRSVVYPNPSTGEFTFSIEMGDSDQAAPIINMSVYNTSGRLVHQMRDIDTKTEFRWDAFNQPAGIYMVKLNGPRVSQSFRIVKK
- the tyrS gene encoding tyrosine--tRNA ligase; translation: MTKDFVEELKWRGMIHDMMPGVQEQLNKEMTSAYIGFDPTADSLHIGSLVQIMTLVHFQKAGHKPFALVGGATGMVGDPSGKSAERNLLDEDTLNHNLACVRKQLEQFLDFDCGDNSAEMVNNYDWFKNFNFLDFIRDVGKHISVNYMMAKDSVKSRLETGMSFTEFSYQLVQGYDFWWLYNNKNCKLQLGGSDQWGNIVTGTELIRRKGQGEAWAITTPLIKKADGTKFGKTEGGNVWLDKKLTSPYKFYQYWLNSSDEDATNYIKIFTLKEKEEIDALIAEHNEAPHMRKLQQELGKDITIRVHSEEDYNMAIKASGILFGKSTTEDLESLDEDTFLSVFEGVPQTNISKSTYANSQNVTDLLSEESNGIVFPSKGEARRMIKGGGVSINKTKLESENQAVDFKLLNDKYLLAQKGKKNYFLITVED
- a CDS encoding thioredoxin domain-containing protein, with translation MGQEHKHTNHLISETSPYLLQHAHNPVDWFPWGEEALDLAKREDKLMIISIGYAACHWCHVMEHESFEDSTIAAKMNTSYISIKVDREERPDIDQIYMDAAQLMTGRGGWPLNVIALPDGRPVFAGTYFPKENWGKVVDYFAEMYRTQPGKMLEQAEKITEGINQLEVPELNESGAPFDSSKYTSAGAKVVSSIDKKYGGREGAPKFPMPAIYEFLLAQNYYQSDEEIKTALQVTLDGMANGGIYDHLGGGFARYSVDETWTVPHFEKMLYDNAQLISLYSHAYQVFGDEKYAQAVRETITFCNRELSDESGGFYSSLDADSEGEEGKFYVWSEEEIDQTLGEHAKLFKTYYGVSKKGNFEGHNILERKTSIVALSEKFDLSESVVKNIISTSKSKMMTVRDGRVRPGLDDKTLTSWNGLMIIGLVDAYFALQDEEYLNRAVKAGEFIKTNQIRPSGAILRNYKDGQSTINGFLDDYAYSILAFTKLYEATFDESWLEQAKKLKEYVIVHFSDEQTQMFFYTSDQDEKLIARKMELSDNVIPASNSAMAEALYLLGQFYYNQKDLDRAIQMVANMEKEISEQPYFYSNWARLYGLMGQRHFEVAVVGVDAQSKKLGLAKPFIPNKILLGGSSEGSLELLDGKFSERQTLIYVCENKSCLLPVEEVAMAKRQIVK
- a CDS encoding tetratricopeptide repeat protein, whose product is MQRTHLWLWMLMIAFTTDGLAQRMDINASPAERKRISEDYYQKGNQAGSRGQFSLAVLYYDSALRLYGGSTEYFFARGQAKELAGNDIGALTDFEAALRVDPQNYTAIFKRALIYHKQKNYKQAAQDFTFLINNVETFETQAIVFKGASYDEKGEMIFSGIATLEDMKADVYLARALTYEQMGFNTPTMLDFDKAIELNNHEPNYYVHRGLFKLNKEDKEGAEADFRSALEIDQYHRLALYNLSFLVDDEEKDEINKILYGVGDFAMAYSRRAFEKYQKGKYEEALLDYDSALMIKRDNANDLMNRGMVKAKLDRHKEAIKDFETSVYTDNTLVRNFVLIGNSYQELKNYPQAVTYYQRYLRSETGDGVVYYNMGLAFMKAKKDEEACQALRTAYDLGEERAEPPLEQVCFKLK